The segment CAAGGTCAGCTCATGCGCGGCGCGCCACCGCCGTGGCAAGCGCAGCCGGCGGCGGCCGGCACGACACCGGTCGGCGCGATGCCCTGCACGGCGGCCTCGATCTCGGCGAGCATCCGCGAGCGCGCCGCGGGGTCGATGAGGTGGCCGCGCACGAAGACACTGTTGATGCGGGTGGTGTTTGTGATGTCGCGCAGCGGGTCGGCGTCGAGCAGTACCAGATCGGCGACCTTGCCCCGCTCGACCGTGCCCTGGTCGCGGCGGCCCAGACTGCGGGCCGGCTCCAGGGTCGCGGCCCGCAGCGCCTGCGCCGGCGACAGTCCGGCCTGCACCAGCAGGCGCAGCTCGTCGTGCAGGCTGAAGCCGGGCAGCAGGTACGCCGTGCCCAGGTCGGTGCCGGTCATCAGCGGCACTCCCGCGCGGGCCAGCTCGCCGGCGAGCCGCATCCGCCGCGCGAAGAGCTCGCGCCGCTCGACGCTCTCCTTGGGCGTGCGCCCCTTGAGGTAGATGTTCTCGGTCGCCCACTGCCAGTACCCGAGCGTGTTCGCGCTCGCGTACCGGAAGCGCGGGTCGTCGTGCGGCACGTCGTCGGGCACGTCGCAGGTCCAGTGCACGGTGAGCGTGGGCGTGACGTGAGTGCCGTTGCGGGCGAGGCGCTCGAAGACGCGGGCCGCCTTGCTCTTGTCATAGCTGCGCGCCGCCGCGTACTCGATCGGGTGAAGCTTGGTGAACCACCCCGCGTAGTCGCCGCCGGCGATCGCGATGCGGGCGATCTCGCGGCGCAGCCGCTGCTCGTCGCGGGACGTGTCGTACCAGAACTCGAAGAGGTGCTCGATGCTGTGCAGTCCCGCGTCGCTGGCCTCGGTGAGCTGGACGAAGTCCGGCACGTGCCCGAGAAACGGTATGCCGGCGCGGCGCGACTCTGCCGCGATCGCGTGGAAGGACTCGCGGGACAGCCGGGTGTACGTCTTGATGAAGTCGGCACCCGCCTCCACCTCCCGGCGCACGGCGGCACGGCCCTGCGCCGGGTCGGCGACCGCGATGTACGGAACGCCGAGGCCCTCCCACAGCGACGGCGCGCCGTCCACGATGGAGCTGCCGACCGCCCAGCGTGGCCCCAGGCGGGCGCCCGACTCGATGTCCCGCCGCCAGCCGCGGACCGCGTCGCTGGAGGACATCTGGCGGGTGGTGGTGACGCCGTTCACCACGTACATCTCGGGGTCGGTCGGATCGATCTCGGTCGCGTGCGTGTGCATGTCCGCGAGGCCGGGGATCAGGAACTTCCCTCGGCCGTCCACGACCCGCGCGCCGTGCGGGACCGGTACCCGATGGGTGTCGCCCGCGTCGAGGACGTGGCCGCCGCGAACCAGGACGTTCTGGTGGCGCCGCGCCCCGCCCGCCGCGTCGATCACGGTGACCCCCGTCACCGCCGTGATGTCCGCGGCGGGCGTGGCGCCCGCCGCCCCGGCCCGGCCGAGGCCGACGGTCGCGCCCGCCACACCCGCCGCCCCCGCCAGCACCGAACGCCGGGAAATCGCGCCTGCCATGATCACTCCCCAAGTCGTCGTCGTTCCGTCATCGACAACCCTCGCGGCGGCGCGGCCGCGGGTCAGTGGGGCTGGACGCCCGGCTGGGGGTAGGGAAAGGCCTACCATCTGAGACCGAGATAGTGTTTGCGCAGGTCAGCGCCCTTGCCGCCAGCCGGGCGGCTGGCGCTGCCCGCTCCGCTCTACACTCGACCGAGCCGCTATTGCGTCCGCGTGACGCCGCACGGCCCACAAGCCTGAAAGATCCATCGAGGAGTACGCCTGTGAAGAGCACCGTCGAGACCCTGAGCCCGACGCGGGTGCGGCTCGCCATCGAGGTGCCGTTCGTCGAGCTCGAGCCGAGCCTCAAGAAGGCGTACCGGGAGATCGGCCAGCAGATCCAGATCCCGGGCTTCCGTCGCGGCAAGATTCCGGCCGCCGTGATCGACCAGCGGGTCGGTCGCGCCGCCGTGATCAACGAGGCCATCCAGGAGGCGATCCCGGCCCAGATCCTGGCGGCGGTGCGCGAGCACGACGTCAAGATGCTCGGCCGGCCGGAGCTGGAGTCGTTCCCGGAGATCGAGGACG is part of the Phytohabitans houttuyneae genome and harbors:
- a CDS encoding amidohydrolase family protein; this encodes MAGAISRRSVLAGAAGVAGATVGLGRAGAAGATPAADITAVTGVTVIDAAGGARRHQNVLVRGGHVLDAGDTHRVPVPHGARVVDGRGKFLIPGLADMHTHATEIDPTDPEMYVVNGVTTTRQMSSSDAVRGWRRDIESGARLGPRWAVGSSIVDGAPSLWEGLGVPYIAVADPAQGRAAVRREVEAGADFIKTYTRLSRESFHAIAAESRRAGIPFLGHVPDFVQLTEASDAGLHSIEHLFEFWYDTSRDEQRLRREIARIAIAGGDYAGWFTKLHPIEYAAARSYDKSKAARVFERLARNGTHVTPTLTVHWTCDVPDDVPHDDPRFRYASANTLGYWQWATENIYLKGRTPKESVERRELFARRMRLAGELARAGVPLMTGTDLGTAYLLPGFSLHDELRLLVQAGLSPAQALRAATLEPARSLGRRDQGTVERGKVADLVLLDADPLRDITNTTRINSVFVRGHLIDPAARSRMLAEIEAAVQGIAPTGVVPAAAGCACHGGGAPRMS